From a region of the Nitrospirota bacterium genome:
- a CDS encoding nucleoside deaminase: MNDLGEGFSSEQSASSSTPNPYDIRIVSRRDFLLTGLVASAGIYLGAGEAIAKSAPGRTPAGRSSAPAQGMTEQDREYMRLAIRQMRQAGVVDKTGGPFGAVIVCDGKVLAVAGNSVVRDHDPSAHAEVNAIREACRRLGTIDLSGSVLYSSCECCPMCYATAYWARISKIYYAAAWTDFDDLFDDANISQDMAKPYPERALAPQQILQGDAQKVWREFRKIPDGVRY, encoded by the coding sequence ATGAACGATCTGGGTGAAGGTTTTTCTTCGGAACAGTCTGCGTCGTCGTCGACTCCCAACCCCTATGATATTCGTATAGTTTCTCGTCGTGATTTCCTACTGACGGGACTTGTGGCGAGCGCCGGGATCTATTTGGGTGCCGGCGAAGCGATCGCCAAGTCTGCGCCTGGTAGGACTCCTGCCGGAAGGTCGTCCGCGCCGGCTCAAGGCATGACCGAGCAGGATCGCGAGTACATGCGGCTTGCGATTCGTCAGATGCGTCAGGCCGGTGTGGTCGACAAAACCGGCGGCCCCTTTGGCGCCGTCATCGTTTGTGACGGCAAAGTCCTTGCCGTAGCCGGCAACAGTGTTGTGCGGGATCATGATCCGTCCGCCCATGCGGAAGTCAACGCGATCCGGGAGGCTTGCCGCCGACTGGGAACGATTGATCTCTCCGGATCGGTTCTCTACAGCAGTTGCGAATGTTGCCCGATGTGCTATGCGACCGCCTATTGGGCTCGAATCAGCAAGATCTACTATGCCGCTGCCTGGACCGACTTCGATGATCTCTTCGACGATGCGAATATCAGCCAGGACATGGCCAAGCCGTATCCTGAGCGTGCGCTCGCTCCGCAGCAAATTCTCCAAGGCGATGCGCAGAAAGTATGGCGGGAATTCAGAAAGATCCCCGATGGGGTGCGCTACTAA